Proteins encoded in a region of the Homo sapiens chromosome 11 genomic scaffold, GRCh38.p14 alternate locus group ALT_REF_LOCI_1 HSCHR11_1_CTG5 genome:
- the OR5P2 gene encoding olfactory receptor 5P2 codes for MNSLKDGNHTALTGFILLGLTDDPILRVILFMIILSGNLSIIILIRISSQLHHPMYFFLSHLAFADMAYSSSVTPNMLVNFLVERNTVSYLGCAIQLGSAAFFATVECVLLAAMAYDRFVAICSPLLYSTKMSTQVSVQLLLVVYIAGFLIAVSYTTSFYFLLFCGPNQVNHFFCDFAPLLELSCSDISVSTVVLSFSSGSIIVVTVCVIAVCYIYILITILKMRSTEGHHKAFSTCTSHLTVVTLFYGTITFIYVMPNFSYSTDQNKVVSVLYTVVIPMLNPLIYSLRNKEIKGALKRELVRKILSHDACYFSRTSNNDIT; via the coding sequence ATGAATTCCCTGAAGGACGGGAATCACACCGCTCTGACGGGGTTCATCCTATTGGGCTTAACAGATGATCCAATCCTTCGAGTCATCCTCTTCATGATCATCCTATCTGGTAATCTCAGCATAATTATTCTTATCAGAATTTCTTCTCAGCTCCATCATCCTATGTATTTCTTTCTGAGCCACTTGGCTTTTGCTGACATGGCCTATTCATCTTCTGTCACACCCAACATGCTTGTAAACTTCCTGGTGGAGAGAAATACAGTCTCCTACCTTGGATGTGCCATCCAGCTTGGTTCAGCGGCTTTCTTTGCAACAGTCGAATGCGTCCTTCTGGCTGCCATGGCCTATGACCGCTTTGTGGCAATTTGCAGTCCACTGCTTTATTCAACCAAAATGTCCACACAAGTCAGTGTCCAGCTACTCTTAGTAGTTTACATAGCTGGTTTTCTCATTGCTGTCTCCTATACtacttccttctattttttactCTTCTGTGGACCAAATCAAGTCAATCATTTTTTCTGTGATTTCGCTCCCTTACTTGAACTCTCCTGTTCTGATATCAGTGTCTCCACAGttgttctctcattttcttctggaTCCATCATTGTGGTCACTGTGTGTGTCATAGCCGTCTGCTACATCTATATCCTCATCACCATCCTGAAGATGCGCTCCACTGAGGGGCACCACAAGGCCTTCTCCACCTGCACTTCCCACCTCACTGTGGTTACCCTGTTCTATGGGACCATTACCTTCATTTATGTGATGCCCAATTTTAGCTACTCAACTGACCAGAACAAGGTGGTGTCTGTGTTGTACACAGTGGTGATTCCCATGTTGAACCCCCTGATCTACAGCCTCAGGAACAAGGAGATTAAGGGGGCTCTGAAGAGAGAGCTTGTTAGAAAAATACTTTCTCATGATGCTTGTTATTTTAGTAGAACTTCAAATAATGATATTACATAG